The Aythya fuligula isolate bAytFul2 chromosome 30, bAytFul2.pri, whole genome shotgun sequence region GGGATagaatgggatgggatgggatgggatgggatgggatggggatggggatgggatggggatgggatggggatgggatggggatggggatgggatggggatgggattgagatgggatggggatgggattgggatgggatgaGGATGAGATGGGttaggatgggatgggattgggatgaggatggggatgggatggggatgggattgggatgggatgggatgaggaTGAGATGGGgtaggatgggatgggatgggatgggatgggcaaGGGcattgggatggggatgggatgggcatAGGAATGGGATGGGGGTGAGGATAGGGATAGGGATGATGATACAATGGGGATGGGAATGTCTATGGGGTGGGGATAGGGAAAGAGATGGGGATGGAGACAGGGACGAGATGTGGATATGGGAGAGGATGGGGATTACAGACGGAataggatgggatggggtgtCGATGGGATGGGACGGAGGTAGGGATGAGGATTGAATTGAGATGGGATGGGCaggggatgggaatggggatAGGGAGGAAGGGATGGAATGGATATGGGATGGGGACGGTGAGAGGAATGGGGTCAAGATAAGGATGGGAAtgggatgaggaggggaaggggaaggcaattgggatgggatggggctTGCACGCCTTGCTGAGCCCCGCTCTcagcagcctggagaaaagcCCCCGGcgctgctggaagctgctgctgccaaacgAGGGCTCCTCGCAGCAGCCGTgctgcagcccggccccgcATTGATGTCTGCGGCCCGCGGGTCGCTTGGATACGGCCTCACCGAGGCGGGGAGCCTTGCTCAGGCATTAATTGCTAAATCACCCTTGCAGGGGATTTGCCATCCGCTGCCTGGAGCCAGCAGCCGGGCGCTTGTGCATCGCACACGGGGCTGAgccccgtcctcctcctcctcctcctcctcctcctcctcctcttcctcctcctcctcctcctcccctggctCTGCTCGATGCCCGCCCTGCCCGTGCCAGGGTTGTGCCTCGCTCTTGGCCGCCGGCCCCGGCAGCAAATTAAAGTCCCTGCATGAGCGAGCCTCGAGCCACGGCGCCaaatggggctggaggggggctTGGCTGAGCCCCCGCTCGCATCCCCAtcactggggctggggcagaggcGCTGttggggggcagcccccagacCCGGAGCACCCCGGTGCCAATGATGCGCTGCAGAAGGGGTGCACAAGGGGGGGGTCTGCCCACCTCCGAACCCCTTGGTCGCCCCAATTTCGTTATGTGaagctcccagggctgctggttCCCCCCGCCCAAGCTGGTTCCCCCCTGCCCAAGCTGCAGCCCCCGCACAACAAACTGATCATCGAGGCTGGAGCGGGCTGGGCTGTGCCCGAATCCACCCCTGGAGGTTTGCCAGGTTGGGGGGATTCCTGCCAAGGCCTGGTGCCAGCGCCGGCCCCTCTGCCACCTCCACCCACAGGTCCTCCTGTCCCCCACCCCTTTGGCCTCGCTGTCACCACCACCCCCTCTGTCCCACCTCCTCCGTCCTCTccatcctttccttccttccacccaCTCTGTCTCCTccatcttcttcctccccttcctcctctccatctCCACCATCCTCACCATCATTTccatcccctccatccccaaCTCCTCCAGCCCTTCATCTTCTCCATCCCCTCCATTCCTTCATCTTCTCCATCCCCTcatctcttcatcttctccacctcctccatcCCCCGAGCCCCTCCATCCCCTGAACCCCTCCATCCCCTCTGTCCCTTCATCCCCTGAACCTCTCCATCCCCTGAACCCCCTCcatccctctccatcccctcatcttccccatcccctccatcccctGAACCTCTCCATCCCCTGAACctctccatcccatcccctccatCCTTCCCCCCCACCCAGGGGCCAGGTTCCTGCCGCCCCGACCCCTCTGGGTGCCCGTTTTGGGGCTCGCTGCCCTTGCAGCGCCTGCTCCAGCCGCTCGCCGCAGCTGTGCtgcattttcccttcctcttgccTTGCTCGGCTCTGCTGTCATTTCCCCGGCGCCGCACCCGCATGCATTAAACATGCCCGTAAACAACGGCTCCGGCACATCTGGAGGAGCGCAGCCGGCTGCAGAGGGGACGCAGGAGAGACAACCGAGCTGCTGAGCGCCAGATCATAAAAAGagcgggggaaaaaaaaaaataataataataaaagcacgAGCCTCGTCAAATGTCAAAGAGACTGCTTTTATTTGCcgtcaaaataaagaaaatcggggaaaaaaaaacaaaacagaaccaaCCAAGGCGAGCTCAAATGAAGGCAGACGAGATCCATGCGCCATGAACCGCGGGGAGAAaccaaagaaatgtaaaaaaaaaaaaaaaaaaaaaatcatcgaagaagaggaggaggaggaggaaggctccATCCCCGAGAGAGGCgtagaaaaataaagagcaggAACGGGGCGAGCGGAGGAGTCCGGCGCGGGGTCACAGCTCGCCCGACGTCTTTATGACGTGGAAGAGCGTGACGTTGTAGATGACCTGGTGGCCGTTGTTCCAGGTGTAGAGCACCCTCTCCCGCGGGTTGTAGTCCAGCATGGATATGTGGGAGTACTGGTTGTGGAAGGGAATATCCGTGTACTCGTAGCTGGAAGTGTTTGTGTAGTAGGCAAAGTAAATCTTGGCGCCGGCCAGGTGGGAGTTGGTGACGTAGAGCGTGCCGCAGATGATGAAGGACTCGCCGGCGCTGCGCTTGGGGTACCCCGTGTCCCAGCTGCGCAGCACCTCCAGCGTCTGCGGGTCCACGCGGCTCACCACGATGTTGCCGGCGTTCTGGTTGGTGGTGTAGACGGCCCAGAGCCCGCTCTCGTCCACCATGAAGTCGATGTCGGAGAAGCCCCCCCAGGAGTAGGGGAAGGTGTTGTTGTAGCCGGCGCCGGCCAGGCTGCGCTGCACCAGCACGCTGCGCGAGCGGAAATGGTACTTGACGGCCACGTTGCTCTGGTATTTGTTGTAGTAGAGGGACCCGTTGAAGACCACGTGGCCCGTGCCGGCCCAGGGGTgcggcaggaggtgctgcacgAAGTTCTGCCCCGTGACGAAGTCGTTCAGCGTCCGAAACTCCAGCACGCGCCGGCCCTTGTAGTAGCCGTCCATGTACCAGACCTGCAGCGGGAGAGGGTGAGGGGTGAGCGGCCCGAACGCCTGGCCTCGAGACGATGGGGTGGGCTGTAGGATGTGCATGGACACCCCTGCACCTTGCATGGCCCCTCTGCACCTTGCACGGACCCCCTGCACCTTGCACGGACCCTCTGCACCTTGCACAGACCCCCTGCACCTTGCACAGACCCCCTGCACTTTGCACAGACCCCCTGCACTTTGCACGGCCCTCCTGCACCTTGCATGGCCCCTCTGCACCTTGCACGGACCCCCTGCATCTTGCACGGACCCCCTGCACCTTGCACGGCCCCTCTGCACCTTGCACGGACCCCCTGCACTTTGCACGGACCCCCTGCACCTTGCACGGCCCCGTTCCCTGCATTAGCACTTAGTGGCGATCCGTGGAGGCAGCACGTGTCCTGCAAGCAACGTTGCAGAGGGCTTGTGCCCTGAAGAGCATGCAACAGAGGGCGTGCACCCCTGAGAGCATGCACCAGGGGGAATGCGTCCCAGAGAGTGGGGGCATGCAGGTGTACCCCAGGTAGCATGCAGCTTGGAGAGCTTGTGTGCACCCCAGAGAGCGTGCACCACAGGTGTGCACCCCAAAAAGCATGCACAACCCAAAAAGCGTGTATCCTGAGTGCACGGGCAGCGTGCACCCCAGAGAGCATGCACCGAGGGGTGTTGCACACCAGGCAGCTCGCACCACGGGCGCACAGGCAGCGTGCACCCCAAATTGCGTGCAGGAGTTCTGCAAAACTTCAACTCCAACCCTGCCGAGCTGGAGGCTGACCACTTCGAAACCCCCCTCTGCTTGGGCTGGGAGGGTTTTTGGGGTAAGACACCCACAaaagacccctgctggagccaCGGGAAGCCTGGGCAGGGctgtccccgctgtccccggGGATGTCCCCGGGGGTGTCCCCGGCACTCACCCGGCTGTCGGCGCTGGGCGTCATCGTGTCGGTCATCCACGACCCGAAGCGGGAGCCCGACGCGCGGATGGTGATGGGGTTGCTGACGCCCGTCAGCTTCCcgcagcctggggagggggacagggagCGGGGTTATGAGGGAGGGACACGTGGGGGCTGCGGCTTCCCCAGGTTCCCAGGGCATCCCGCAGCAGGAACCGGAGCTCGGCAGGGAtacagggatggggcagagggATGGGAAGCTGCCAAAAGGGGGAGCTGGATATGGGATGAACCAGGAAAGGGACACTGCTGTCACCGGGGCTGGGAGAACCCCCCCACCCAAAATTCCCCCTAGGAAACCCCCCCAAGCAGGAGCATCCCATGGGACTGTTGAGCTCTGGGATGCCGCCGTACCCAGTTTCTGCATGCAGGCGTGCAGCCGCGCCTCCAGCATCAGCAcccgctgctgcagctcctcgtAGTCGTAGGCGCCCATCTCCTCCTGGATGGCCAGCAGGCTCCCGGAGAGGTTCCTCACCTCCTCCTTCAGGTGCACGATCAGCCGCGTGTCCGCCTTGTACTGGTCCAGCAcgggcagcagcggcagcagctcCGTCATCTTGTCCTTGAGCTCCTGCTTAGGGggacaaaaaaacaataaaataaagagaaacacTCCTTAAATTAAGGCTGTGCTTGCCCCGTGATGTCTGGCTGTCGGGACAGCCCCCGGTTCACCCCAAAAATTCGCCTGGGTGGGTGGAAATTAATTGTCACTTCACGCACAGGGTGGGAGCACGCACAGATGCTGTGCGCAGCGAGGGATGCGGGAATGGGAGCAGAATTTCCCCCCTCCACCAGGTCAGAGATGtaaaaaaatctgcttatttTAGCCCAAGGAGAAGGTTGAGGGCGCTTTGACCTCGGCCAGGCAATGACTTGATTTCCCTGtgccttttctccctccttgcCTGTCATTTTAGGGCAGGATCGCATCCCGGTCCGGGGGCCAACACCTCCTGCAGCAATTAAACCGGCGAGCTTTGCTGCAGCCCCGGTGTTTAATCAATGCCTCGCCCCTGCAACTGGCAGGGCCCCGAGCCTCCTCCGGCCGCATTCAGTGCCAAGAAGCAGCCGCTCCCGAGGCAGAAACACGCCTTAGCTGTCAGGATGAAGCCGAGAGGTTCCCAAAATAAACCCAAATAATCCCAAAATGGGATTTggaggggcgcggggccggcggcaTCGGCGTGTGGGCTGCAGCTGTTGGCACCCGGTGCTCACAGCTGCCCCTCGCCAGGTGGGAATCGGGCCTTGGCTGGGGAAGAGCAGCGTTGCATTTAATTAAAGGTGGCCGTTTAATTAAAGGTGACTCGTTGCggctggctgggctgggagtTGGCCGTCACGGCCGTCCTGGCCACGTGGCATCGCGGCATCACCACGGGGATGCTCGGTTTGGGATCACCGCAGGGATGCTCGGCTATGGGACCACCAGGAGGATGCTCAGTTTCGGGACCACCACGGGGATGCTCGGTTCTGGGATCCCTGCAGGGATGCTCGGTTTGGGATCGCCAAAGGGATGCTCACTTTTGGGACCCCCACGGGGATGCTGACACACCCGGACCCCCACGAGGATGCTCGTGCTGGCCTCTGCGCTCACAATCTGAGCCCACCACCATCGACGACCCACCCCAGGCCACGCACCCACCCCGCAGCGCCGTGCactcagcccctgcagccacccccagcagcacccaagggtgtCGGGCTCACCTGGAAGCTCTTGGCGTTGAGGCTCTTCTGGCTCTCAGCGGCCACGCGCAGCCTGGAGTCCAAGCCCTTCATCAGCGCCTCGGTGTTGCGCACGTACTGCAGGTCCCGGTAGGTCCTCAGGTCCAGCACCTCCATGGACTGGGAGATGTTCTGCACCTGCATGGCGGGACGGGGAGTTAATTACCAGGGACCCAATCCACCTTGCTAATTAGGGTAATTCAACTCGGTGCCCGTATGCACCCGAATCTTCCCATGGACATCAGcctggtgtccccatccctgctcccacTCCACTGCTCGCGCAAACGTTTGCAAAACCAattttccctctgcagctcGAATGCATAAAGCAATACCTTTTACTCATCCCGCTTCAGCtgatatttgtgtgttttttttttttaaaaaaaaaacacccgaGCCCACGTTTCCCAGCCCGCCCTACGAGCTTTCATTCTTTAATTTGATCCGCCGCAGCCGGCGAAGTTATTCCATTTCCACGCTTTCAAACGCCGCGGCCGTGGCCGTGTTCCTCAAacgcttatttatttattagcgCTGGCATTTACGGGGGCCGCCTCTGATGGGAGCCGCTCGGGAGGCGTTTCGCAGCGAGCTGTGATCAAACTTTAATCGGGCTGGTGGCGCGCGCGGCCCCAGTCCCACCGCACGGGGTCGGTTtggggagagaggagctgaTTGAtggcttctgctgcttttttttttttttttttcctttttttttttttggatgattCCTCCTTGGAAGTCCCTCCCAGCCACCCTACGACTGCGCCTGGCTGCCTGGAGGAGCACCAAGGATGCCAAGGGCGAGCATCACCGCCAGCATCCTTGCTCCAGGGGAAGGGATGCGCCCACCGCAGCCCACCCCACACCCTGGTGCTGTTCCAGGGCAGCAAatccccaccccaaaaagaaACCCCATGTAACGACGGGGAATTTTTTTACCTTCTCGGTCAGCTGGCGGAGCTGGTGGCTGCGCAGGTCGCGGGAGCAGGAGCCCTGCACGGGGATGACGGCGGTGCAGAGGCATTTGCCATCGGGGGCTTGTGCCGAGGTGTAGACCTGCCAGCCCTCGTCGGGGCTCTGGAATAGGGTCTGCGGGACAGAGGGGGGGGTCAGCAGCTCGCCCTCCTGCTCTTGGCCTTCCAGCCAGGGCGtttattcccttttcttccctccccctcccaaTTTTAAGGCAGGAAGCCGAAGGGGGAGATTCCCCTGATTTATTCACGCCACAAAGCGGCGTTTCGTCGTGCCGGGCCATTTCGCGTTTCATGCGTAAATCAGAATTATTAATTATGAACATCGGCTGCGAGCTCAGCTCTCTCTCTCCAAAGCGGCTTCCTCCTCGCCGAGCCGGGCGGAGATAAATGACCCCGTCGCCTGCAACAAGCCGAGGGACGCTGCCTGGCTTCTCACGCAGTGCTTTGAGCTCGGGGGCTCCCCCAGGAAGGGATTTATCGGGCACGGCCGTGGCCAAATCCCGGGGAGAGGGCAGCCGGCGGCGCTGTGAAGTCGCCCCGATCCCGAACAGCAACAGAAGGAGGCGAAGGGAGCGCTTGGCTGGCACCCATGGGCGAGCAGCGGCCCCGCGGAGCATCCCCGAGCAGGGAGCATCCCCGAAAAGCATCcatctccccccaaaaaatgccCCGGGGCGTGCCGTGACGCACTTCATAAAACCTGATGCCACAAGAAACATCCACAACCCACGttccccgggacccccccctcGCTCCTAAATTCTTCACGGAGGGCTCGGGGCGTAATTCAGCCGCCGAGCCCCAAATTGGCAGCGATGCTCCCACCGCCACCCCAGGCTTCGTGTGGTGCTGTGAGCACCCCCAAAAGCCAAAaagctgccggggggggggtccgtgAGGATGCTTCGTGCCCcgtggggggcagcgggggggggggttggatcGTGGCAGCGGCGGTGGGATTAGGGGGTTAAACGCGGCCTGGCCGAAGGCCTGTGCAATCTGTCACGGGGTTATTAATTAGAGCTCCTCGGGCAAGCTGCCTGCTCGCTGCTGACACCctcggccgggggggggggtgttgggggggcCGCCAGCCCCTCTCCATCTTTTTGGGGACACcgtgggggggggtccccgagCATCAGCGGTCCCCTCTCAACCCCCTAGGGAGGACGAGCGGCCTCGCCGCCTCCTACCCCGGCCTGGCCGAAAGCCTCGACCTCCAACCTCCGCTTTTATGATTTAATCCCttcgcgcccccccccccccaaaaaaaaaaaaaagaaaaaaataataaataaaaaaagaaaaaatcaccccaaaaaaacaatgttttctagAAAAACCTCCCGGCACTTTGCGACTCCCAGCCTGACCCCGTGAGCAGCGctcccggtccccccccccccccaccaaagAGTGCCTAATGATTAACTAATTAACGCCGCGTACCCCCCAGCGCCGCTAATTGCCCTGCGACAtgctgggaggctggggggggggctgcagtgacGAAGGCCACCGCGCTCATCCTCGGCCACCGCAGACGCTCGGCCGGGGGGGGCACCCAAGGGAGCCCCCGCCCCATAgcggctgtggggtgggggctaTGGGGAGAGACCCTTTTGGATGGGGGGGGTGCAAAGGGGATGGAAAGGGGGTGCCCGAAGCACCCGCAGCACCCAGCGGGATTTCCCCCGCAGTGGGGTGCAGCACGGGGAGGGGCAGGatgcttttttttggggggggggttatgGCAAGAAGGGtcgtggggggggggacaggagggtCGTGTCCCCACCCCCCCGCGTCACCAGGGTCCCCCCCTGCAGCATCACCAGCCCTGGCGCTGCGgttgcagcccccccccccaaaaaaatgttttctgtccccccccccccgctttgCTCCCAACTTATTCTCATGCTCCTCACGCAGGTTTTAATGccataaatttttttttgggggggacacAACACACGTGGGGGGGTCCCAGCTTGGGGACTTGAAAATGAAGGGGGGGTCACCCACTTCCCTTGGCCAGAAACCCCCCCCTTGGAGCCAcccccccagctgcagggagcaggggggtCCTGTGGGGGGGCTGCTTTGTGTCTGGGGGGGGACAGGACACCCCATAGGGGGCCAggactccccccccccccaaaaaaaaaaatatattaaaaattggGGATTCTTTCCCTGAGTGGGCTCCGGGCTtctttttggggagggggggtccTGGAGTGCACTGCCCAAGaggggggagggctgggggctctgtgCCCAAAGGGGGGGGTTCCTCATACCTGGGGGGGGTCCCCCCatacctggggggggggggccatACCCAGAGGGGGTCCCTATAATGGGGGGGGGACTCCCCATGATTGGGGGGGGTCCCTGTGATCAGAGGGGGCTCCTCTTATCTAAGGGATGTCCCCATACCTGGGGGGGTTCACACGCCCGCGGGGGGGTCCCCAAATTCGGGGAATCCCCAGTGCTCCCTacccggggggggggaaatatGGGGGGGCACCCAGTTCCTTGGGGTCCCATGAATATGGGGGGGTTCCCAGCACTCCCtgcatggggtggggggggttcTGGTGCTTTGGGGTCCCCATTAATGGGGGGGGGTCCCACTGCACCtgaccgggggggggggcagtggggTCCCTGCACATttggaggtggggaggggatcCCCGTTCCTTGGGGTCCCAGGAATggagggggggggtcccagtgCTCCCTAATCGGGGGGGGTCCCCGATGTTTTGGGGTCCCCATGAAGGAGATGTGGGGGGTCCCTCCCTaaccgggggggggtcccaatGTTTTGGGATCCCAATAAAGAAGATGGGGGGGGTCCCGATGTTTTGGGGTCCCCATGAAGGAGATGGGGGGGGTCCCGATGCTTTCTATTTAGGGGGGGTCCCGATGCTTTGGGGTCCCCAtgaaggggatggggggggggtcctggtgctCCCTAACCGGGGGAGGGGGGTCCCTATATTTTGGTGTCCCCATGAAGAAGATGGGGGGGGCTCCCGATGCTTTGGGGTTCCCATGAAGGGaacggggggggggtcccaatGCTTTGGGGTCCCAATGAAGaagatggggggggggctcccgaTGCTTTGGGATCCCTATAAACACGCTGCgggtgcgtgtgtgtgtgtgtggggggggtcccacctctccctcctcccattTATTACCAGGGGGGGGAAATATTACcgtgggggggggaagaaaatgtTGGACCTCTGCATCCCACACCCTGCCCATCACCAAGGGCAGCTCCTCacccccgtccccatccccaaaccccATCCGTACCCCCtttttacccccccccccaaaaaaaaaaaaacaaaacacccccaaaaacCCACTCACGATCTTCTCCGAGGTCCCCGCCCGCGACACGGCGGTGCCGTTGAGCCCCACCAGGGAGGGCAGGGTTTGGGACATCCAGTTGGTGACCATGGCCATGGTGCTCAGCACGGCCCCGATCTTCAGCAGCGGCACCGTCAtctcgccgccgccgccgccccccccccccaaaagccGCCGCatgcccccccccaccccccccctttcccctctttttccccctccctccccaaattcgggggcgccgccgccgcccggtaCCGggtacggggggggggggctcagccccgcaCCGGCCCCCGCCGCTTGCGGAGCCCAAGAGCGGCGCTCGGCGCCCTTATAGCGCCGCCGTGACGTCGGCACGGGGTGGTCCCGGGCttttttttggggtttttttgaaagattttttatttatttaattatttttttaatttattttttaattttttaatttttggggTAGGGGTTATCCCGCCCCCGgagggtgggatgggatgggaaagGGGTTAAGGGATGGGAAAGGATGGGaagggggtgggtgggggggggttAGGGGAAGGAaaacttccccccccccccgaaaaagGAGCCTCGTTTGGGATGGGAGaaggacccccccccctccctagAGATAATGGTTTTGGGGGCTGGACACACGGAGATAATGGTTGGGGGGGAGCAGGAACCCGAGGGACCctcattttgggggggggagcaggatCCTCAGGGACCCTCACCTGGGAGAGGGGCAGGacccttttccccccccccagacaaTGGTTTGGGGGGAGCAGGACCCCCAGAGCCCCTTGCTTGGGGGCAGCAGAACATCCAGAGCCCCTTGTTTTGGGGAACAAGAAGCCCAGAGAcccctcattattttttttgggggggggcaggatcCCCTACAGCCAACAGTTTGGGGTGAGCAGGACCTCCAGGGACCCCCGGGttggggggagcagcccccccaAAGACCCTGCTTTGGGGAacaggacccccaggtcctgaTTTGAGGAGCAAgacccccagagccccccaacTTGGGGAGCAGGACCCCCGGCccccttgccccccccccccaactgtGATAGCAGTGACCTCTGCACCCCAACCTGCTTTgaggctgcagccacccccgAGCTCCAGACCCTCTCAGaccccccccaaatcctcacCTCCTCCTTGTGCCTGTCCCCTCACCCTCTGCAGGGTGCAGAGCCCCGACCCGCTCGGTGCAGCGATGCAGAGACCTGAACAGCTCAGTGCAGCGATGCAGAGACCTGAACCACTTGATGCAGCGATGCAGAGACCTGAAGAGCTCAGTGCAGTGATGCAGAGCCCCGAGCTGCTCCGTGCAATGCTGCAGAGACCCGACCTGCTCGGTGCAGCAATGCAGAGACCTGACCCGCTCAGTGCAGCAATGCAGAGTCCCAACCTGCTCCATGCAATGGTGCAGAGACCTGACCCGCTCAGTGCCGCGATGCAGAGCCCCAACCTGCTCTGTGCATCACTGCAGA contains the following coding sequences:
- the OLFM2 gene encoding noelin-2 isoform X2; the encoded protein is MTVPLLKIGAVLSTMAMVTNWMSQTLPSLVGLNGTAVSRAGTSEKITLFQSPDEGWQVYTSAQAPDGKCLCTAVIPVQGSCSRDLRSHQLRQLTEKVQNISQSMEVLDLRTYRDLQYVRNTEALMKGLDSRLRVAAESQKSLNAKSFQELKDKMTELLPLLPVLDQYKADTRLIVHLKEEVRNLSGSLLAIQEEMGAYDYEELQQRVLMLEARLHACMQKLGCGKLTGVSNPITIRASGSRFGSWMTDTMTPSADSRVWYMDGYYKGRRVLEFRTLNDFVTGQNFVQHLLPHPWAGTGHVVFNGSLYYNKYQSNVAVKYHFRSRSVLVQRSLAGAGYNNTFPYSWGGFSDIDFMVDESGLWAVYTTNQNAGNIVVSRVDPQTLEVLRSWDTGYPKRSAGESFIICGTLYVTNSHLAGAKIYFAYYTNTSSYEYTDIPFHNQYSHISMLDYNPRERVLYTWNNGHQVIYNVTLFHVIKTSGEL
- the OLFM2 gene encoding noelin-2 isoform X3, with protein sequence MQTLFQSPDEGWQVYTSAQAPDGKCLCTAVIPVQGSCSRDLRSHQLRQLTEKVQNISQSMEVLDLRTYRDLQYVRNTEALMKGLDSRLRVAAESQKSLNAKSFQQELKDKMTELLPLLPVLDQYKADTRLIVHLKEEVRNLSGSLLAIQEEMGAYDYEELQQRVLMLEARLHACMQKLGCGKLTGVSNPITIRASGSRFGSWMTDTMTPSADSRVWYMDGYYKGRRVLEFRTLNDFVTGQNFVQHLLPHPWAGTGHVVFNGSLYYNKYQSNVAVKYHFRSRSVLVQRSLAGAGYNNTFPYSWGGFSDIDFMVDESGLWAVYTTNQNAGNIVVSRVDPQTLEVLRSWDTGYPKRSAGESFIICGTLYVTNSHLAGAKIYFAYYTNTSSYEYTDIPFHNQYSHISMLDYNPRERVLYTWNNGHQVIYNVTLFHVIKTSGEL
- the OLFM2 gene encoding noelin-2 isoform X1, with the protein product MTVPLLKIGAVLSTMAMVTNWMSQTLPSLVGLNGTAVSRAGTSEKITLFQSPDEGWQVYTSAQAPDGKCLCTAVIPVQGSCSRDLRSHQLRQLTEKVQNISQSMEVLDLRTYRDLQYVRNTEALMKGLDSRLRVAAESQKSLNAKSFQQELKDKMTELLPLLPVLDQYKADTRLIVHLKEEVRNLSGSLLAIQEEMGAYDYEELQQRVLMLEARLHACMQKLGCGKLTGVSNPITIRASGSRFGSWMTDTMTPSADSRVWYMDGYYKGRRVLEFRTLNDFVTGQNFVQHLLPHPWAGTGHVVFNGSLYYNKYQSNVAVKYHFRSRSVLVQRSLAGAGYNNTFPYSWGGFSDIDFMVDESGLWAVYTTNQNAGNIVVSRVDPQTLEVLRSWDTGYPKRSAGESFIICGTLYVTNSHLAGAKIYFAYYTNTSSYEYTDIPFHNQYSHISMLDYNPRERVLYTWNNGHQVIYNVTLFHVIKTSGEL